The Oncorhynchus keta strain PuntledgeMale-10-30-2019 chromosome 17, Oket_V2, whole genome shotgun sequence genome has a window encoding:
- the LOC118395943 gene encoding high choriolytic enzyme 2-like: MSALKYTLGLLALLVVAAWAEEELSVSELLEKANRNVVHTRNEPLIVDDIAYVNEAERNADPCTSRGCMWPKSSDGRVYVPYVIANQYSTRELQVIERGLQSFAGFSCINFIKRTNQRDYLHIQSQNGCWSYVGRSGNAQVVSLSRSGCVYHGTTQHELLHALGFNHEQTRSDRDNHIRVLLQNVQSGMEHNFNKIATLNQGTAYDYNSVMQYHRYAFSKNNQPTMVPIPNQNVEIGNASQMSQSDITRLNRLYNC, translated from the exons ATGTCTGCATTGAAGTACACTCTGGGCCTTCTGGCCCTGCTTGTCGTGGCCGCCTGGGCCGAGGAG gagctctctgtctctgagctgCTGGAGAAGGCCAACAGGAATGTTG TGCATACCCGTAATGAGCCCTTGATTGTGGATGACATCGCCTACGTCAACGAGGCTGAGAGGAACGCTGACCCCTGCACATCTCGCGGCTGCATGTGGCCCAAGTCCAGCGACGGCAGAGTCTATGTGCCCTACGTCATCGCCAACCAGTACT CCACTAGGGAGCTGCAAGTCATTGAGCGTGGTCTGCAGTCCTTTGCAGGCTTCTCCTGCATCAACTTCATCAAGCGCACCAACCAAAGAGACTACCTGCACATCCAGTCCCAGAACGG GTGCTGGTCCTATGTTGGTCGTTCTGGCAATGCCCAGGTTGTGTCTCTGAGCCGATCCGGCTGTGTGTACCACGGCACCACCCAGCACGAGCTCCTACATGCCCTGGGCTTCAACCACGAACAGACCCGCAGCGACCGTGACAATCACATCCGCGTTCTCCTCCAGAATGTCCAGTCCG GCATGGAGCACAACTTCAACAAGATCGCCACCCTGAACCAGGGAACGGCCTATGACTACAACTCCGTCATGCAGTACCACAG GTACGCCTTCTCCAAGAACAACCAGCCCACCATGGTTCCCATCCCCAACCAGAACGTGGAGATTGGCAACGCCTCCCAGATGAGCCAGAGCGACATCACCCGTCTCAACAGGCTGTACAACTGTTAA